One segment of Synergistaceae bacterium DNA contains the following:
- a CDS encoding putative Ig domain-containing protein, translating to MKKYIALFMVVCLVSFCPCAWADYWNEGHSGTEADPYVIDTNADLSAMRDRVNAGTESGDMYYRLTQNLNISSITDWESIGTDDNPFTGHFDGNGKSIHVNIDREGSNIAALFGTIATPGGYAVQGLTVSGSLNGKYAAGVADTLNSLASVKDCTFTGTIESRYYLWYSDIRTYAGGIVRNMSNGLISNCNFNGAIKSGISGNSDQAGYAGGIVADMTGGTVENCTVTAASDGIYAYSRNYASGIQPAYAGGIVAYANIANFEAIKGCTFSGTVTGTQYAGGIVGYIEGGNLQSNNITANSNAISIITGRYASGGIAGRIGVSTLLESCDVSSLVTVAGENTAEGIGGIVGLMNASTVRNNQSYATISGDIVNMGGVVGKLDAASYTISSNLYSTAEHGIGNNAQGVPSEEGCIKFGPSIAITTASLPDGVAGSAYTAVLATDSASAVVWTLTNSTSLPEGLTLDRTAGTISGTPSTAGDYTFTVKASPETGAPATKGFTLRIQAQGTSSITITTTSLPSGTVNTSYNAVLSASASNVTWSVSAGSLPQGLSLNSSTGAITGTPTAAGTSSFTIRAVSGSNSAEKALSITVNAGTSTITITTTALPEGIAGMSYSAVLLSNPSGASWTLSGNLPAGLAMDSSGRISGTPTNSGNFSFTATAVYGSARASRTLSVKISPLEITTSALPGGTVSESYSQTLSSNGTGLSWTVSGGNLPPGLTLNASSGLLSGTLTEAGEYTFTVYAHNSYAGASKQFTVTVYGSSSGTGSGGGGGCDSLPAFALILAAIIPFRKSRR from the coding sequence ATGAAGAAATACATTGCGCTGTTCATGGTCGTGTGCCTTGTGTCTTTCTGCCCTTGCGCGTGGGCGGACTACTGGAACGAGGGACATTCAGGGACGGAGGCAGATCCGTATGTGATTGACACGAACGCGGATTTGTCTGCTATGCGGGACAGGGTGAACGCGGGAACAGAGTCGGGGGATATGTATTACAGGCTGACTCAGAATCTCAATATCTCGTCTATAACTGACTGGGAGTCGATTGGTACTGATGATAATCCGTTCACGGGACACTTTGACGGCAACGGGAAATCAATCCATGTCAATATAGACAGGGAAGGAAGCAACATTGCGGCACTGTTCGGGACAATTGCCACGCCAGGCGGCTATGCTGTGCAAGGTCTTACGGTAAGCGGCTCTCTTAACGGAAAGTATGCGGCCGGAGTTGCTGATACCCTTAATTCTTTAGCCTCTGTCAAAGATTGTACTTTCACGGGAACGATTGAAAGCAGGTATTATCTTTGGTATAGCGATATTCGCACATATGCTGGCGGTATAGTCAGAAATATGTCTAACGGCCTGATCAGTAACTGCAATTTTAACGGTGCAATTAAAAGCGGTATATCAGGCAATTCAGACCAAGCCGGGTATGCAGGCGGCATTGTCGCTGATATGACTGGCGGAACTGTAGAAAACTGCACTGTTACAGCGGCTTCAGATGGCATATACGCCTATTCCCGTAATTACGCCTCAGGCATACAGCCAGCTTACGCGGGAGGAATAGTTGCTTATGCCAATATTGCAAATTTCGAGGCAATAAAGGGTTGCACATTTTCGGGAACAGTAACAGGTACTCAATATGCGGGCGGCATTGTCGGCTATATTGAAGGGGGCAACCTTCAAAGCAACAATATAACGGCTAACTCAAACGCAATAAGTATCATAACAGGCCGTTACGCCTCAGGTGGAATAGCAGGGAGAATCGGCGTGTCAACACTCCTCGAAAGTTGCGATGTCTCATCCCTGGTAACAGTTGCAGGAGAGAATACAGCCGAGGGCATCGGCGGAATCGTCGGCCTAATGAACGCCTCGACAGTCCGCAATAACCAGTCATACGCGACAATCTCAGGCGACATCGTGAACATGGGCGGCGTTGTCGGAAAACTTGACGCGGCAAGCTACACCATCAGCAGCAACCTTTACAGCACAGCCGAACACGGAATAGGCAATAACGCACAGGGAGTGCCAAGCGAGGAAGGCTGCATTAAGTTCGGGCCGAGCATAGCAATCACTACAGCTTCATTGCCGGACGGAGTCGCAGGAAGCGCATATACCGCAGTGCTTGCGACTGACTCAGCCTCCGCAGTCGTATGGACTCTCACGAACAGCACAAGCCTCCCTGAAGGACTCACTCTCGACAGGACAGCAGGCACAATCTCAGGGACTCCTTCAACAGCAGGGGATTACACTTTCACGGTGAAGGCCAGCCCCGAAACAGGCGCGCCAGCCACAAAAGGGTTCACGCTCAGGATTCAGGCGCAGGGGACATCCTCAATCACAATCACAACAACTAGCCTTCCTTCCGGCACTGTGAACACCTCATACAATGCTGTACTTTCCGCGAGTGCCTCAAATGTTACATGGTCAGTTTCAGCAGGGAGTCTTCCGCAGGGACTGTCGCTGAACTCTTCAACGGGAGCAATCACAGGAACACCGACAGCGGCAGGGACATCATCATTCACGATCAGGGCTGTATCAGGCTCAAACAGTGCGGAAAAAGCACTCAGCATTACCGTGAACGCAGGAACGTCAACAATCACAATCACAACAACCGCTCTTCCTGAAGGCATTGCGGGAATGTCCTACAGCGCGGTGTTATTGTCAAATCCTTCGGGTGCGTCTTGGACACTTTCAGGGAATCTTCCGGCAGGGCTTGCTATGGATTCATCCGGCAGAATTTCAGGTACTCCGACAAATTCGGGAAATTTCAGCTTTACTGCAACAGCTGTATATGGATCAGCAAGAGCATCCCGAACCCTGTCAGTAAAAATCAGCCCGCTAGAAATAACAACCTCCGCGCTTCCCGGCGGCACAGTCTCAGAATCATACAGCCAGACTCTTAGCTCAAACGGCACGGGGCTTTCATGGACTGTCAGCGGCGGCAATCTTCCTCCGGGACTCACGCTCAATGCGTCAAGCGGCTTGCTTTCGGGGACATTGACGGAGGCAGGCGAGTATACATTCACGGTTTACGCGCATAACTCATACGCAGGAGCGTCAAAACAGTTTACGGTTACAGTGTACGGCAGCTCTTCAGGCACAGGGAGCGGCGGCGGAGGAGGCTGTGACTCACTTCCCGCATTCGCATTAATCCTCGCGGCAATAATACCCTTCAGAAAATCAAGACGGTAA